The Mycolicibacterium flavescens genome has a segment encoding these proteins:
- a CDS encoding membrane protein: MSARSKAKSQLPAVSDGSAEDPSVAAKALSRIIERGSRVQAPAVKAYVDRLREQDPHATPADVIKKLEKRYLSAVMASGAAVGSAAAFPGIGTLAAMASVAGETVVFLEATALYVLAVAEVHGIPAEHQERRRALVLAVLVGEDSKRAIADLVGRGRTRGAWVADGAATLPLPALSQLNSRLLRYFVKRYTLKRGALAFGKTLPVGVGAVVGGVGNRLMGKRIIGNAHGAFGTPPPRWPTVVHVLPASRD, encoded by the coding sequence ATGAGTGCCCGGTCGAAGGCCAAGAGCCAGTTACCGGCGGTCAGTGATGGCTCCGCCGAAGATCCGAGCGTCGCCGCCAAGGCGCTGTCCCGCATCATCGAGCGCGGGTCGCGCGTGCAAGCTCCCGCGGTCAAGGCGTACGTCGATCGGTTGCGCGAACAGGACCCGCACGCGACGCCCGCCGATGTCATCAAGAAACTCGAGAAGCGCTATCTGAGCGCGGTGATGGCCAGCGGCGCCGCCGTCGGGTCGGCTGCCGCGTTCCCCGGCATCGGGACGTTGGCCGCGATGGCGTCGGTGGCCGGCGAGACGGTCGTCTTCCTGGAGGCGACGGCGTTGTACGTCCTCGCCGTAGCCGAGGTGCACGGAATTCCGGCCGAGCATCAGGAGCGGCGTCGCGCGCTGGTGCTGGCGGTGTTGGTCGGCGAGGACAGCAAGCGTGCAATCGCCGACCTGGTCGGCCGCGGCCGCACCAGAGGCGCGTGGGTCGCCGACGGGGCGGCCACCCTCCCGCTGCCTGCGCTGTCGCAACTGAACTCGCGCCTGCTGAGGTATTTCGTCAAGCGCTACACCCTCAAGCGAGGCGCACTCGCGTTCGGCAAGACGCTGCCCGTCGGCGTCGGCGCGGTCGTCGGCGGTGTGGGCAACCGCTTGATGGGCAAGCGAATCATCGGCAACGCGCACGGCGCGTTCGGCACCCCGCCACCGCGGTGGCCGACGGTGGTGCACGTGCTGCCCGCGTCCCGGGACTAG
- the bcr gene encoding Bcr/CflA subfamily drug resistance transporter: MAPSSAVDLTTAPTPIQEGTSVSRIRMIVVLGVMVALGPLTIDMYLPALPRIAEELGVSSSIAQLTLTGTLAGLALGQLVVGPLSDSLGRRRPLMAGIVLHMIASLMCMFAPNIEVLGLARALQGMGAAAASVVAVAVVGDLFTGSVAATVMSRLMLVLGVAPVLAPSLGAAVLLKASWHWVFAALVLLAGLLLVVAATALPETLPVAHRRPLKVRGIAMTYLELLRDTRFVVLVLVAALGMSGLFAYISAAPFVLQGRYGLDQQGFALVFAAGAIALIGTTQFNVVLLRRFGPQTIVLWALTVASLGGAVFVGITVADVGGVVGFVVPVWVLLAAVGFVIPNAPALALTRHPDAAGTAAALLGAGQFGLGAAIAPLVGALGNDEFALAAVMTVGMVIALLALMAVGVSAAGRADDSERDVTADVVPEPA; the protein is encoded by the coding sequence ATGGCACCATCATCGGCTGTGGATCTGACGACTGCCCCGACTCCGATTCAGGAGGGCACGTCTGTCAGCCGTATCCGGATGATTGTCGTATTGGGCGTCATGGTGGCACTGGGCCCGCTGACCATCGACATGTACCTGCCCGCACTGCCGAGGATCGCCGAGGAACTCGGGGTGTCTTCCTCGATTGCGCAGCTGACGCTCACCGGGACGCTCGCCGGGCTGGCGCTCGGCCAGTTGGTCGTCGGTCCGCTCTCCGATTCGCTGGGCCGGCGCCGCCCGTTGATGGCCGGGATCGTGCTGCACATGATCGCCTCGCTGATGTGCATGTTCGCGCCCAACATCGAGGTGCTCGGGTTGGCTCGGGCGCTGCAGGGGATGGGCGCCGCAGCGGCCTCGGTGGTCGCGGTCGCCGTCGTCGGCGATCTGTTTACCGGCTCGGTCGCGGCCACGGTGATGTCACGACTGATGCTGGTGCTCGGCGTGGCGCCCGTGCTGGCTCCCTCGTTGGGCGCCGCGGTCCTGCTGAAGGCCTCCTGGCACTGGGTGTTCGCCGCTCTGGTGCTGTTGGCGGGGTTGTTGCTGGTGGTGGCGGCGACGGCCCTGCCGGAGACGCTGCCGGTCGCGCATCGTCGCCCGCTGAAGGTGCGCGGTATCGCGATGACGTACCTGGAGTTGCTGCGCGATACCCGGTTCGTGGTGTTGGTGCTGGTCGCGGCGCTGGGCATGTCGGGGCTGTTCGCCTATATCTCAGCGGCGCCGTTCGTCCTGCAGGGTCGCTACGGTCTGGATCAGCAGGGGTTCGCGCTGGTCTTCGCCGCCGGCGCGATCGCGCTGATCGGCACCACGCAGTTCAACGTCGTCTTACTGCGCCGGTTCGGGCCGCAGACCATCGTGCTGTGGGCCCTGACCGTGGCCTCCCTCGGCGGTGCGGTCTTCGTCGGGATCACGGTTGCCGACGTCGGCGGGGTGGTCGGATTCGTCGTCCCGGTGTGGGTGCTGCTGGCCGCCGTGGGCTTCGTCATCCCGAACGCGCCGGCGCTGGCGTTGACCCGGCATCCGGACGCCGCGGGCACCGCGGCCGCTCTGCTCGGCGCGGGACAGTTCGGTCTGGGTGCTGCGATCGCACCGCTCGTCGGTGCCCTCGGCAACGACGAGTTCGCTCTGGCCGCGGTGATGACGGTGGGTATGGTGATCGCGTTGCTCGCGCTCATGGCCGTCGGTGTGTCAGCGGCCGGACGCGCGGACGACTCCGAACGCGACGTCACCGCTGACGTCGTGCCCGAACCGGCCTGA